In Edaphobacter aggregans, the sequence TTCTGGTTCTGCAACCCCTCATTGTGCGAGTAGAAGTACCGCGTTCCCCGACGCGCAGGAGCCGTATACCGCTCAAAGTTCGTCAGCTCCATCAATCGGCTGAGCATCTTCTCGCGGCTAGGCACCGTCGCAAGATACTGCTGTGTCAGCACGTTCTCCGCATCCACCCATTGCTTCACCTCGGCCGAGTCCACATCCTCCATCCACCGGTAAGGATCTCTCACCTTCGTCCCGAAGTAGTCATCCACCTGCTCTACCGTGTGGGCCTTGGGATACTCAGGCCTGGCGCCCTTATCGCCGGACGCGCCAGCAGCATGAGACATCGTTAAATCGGTGGAAAGCAGTGCAGCAGCAAGTATCGGTTTCATCAGTCGCATTCTCTCAGTACTCCGGCAGAAGAGTACTTACTCCCGCCGCTACGAGAATATCGTGAATTGCGCACTGTCATCTTGCGAACCTCCGCGAGAAGGGCTATAACAATCCCCTCTTCCAATGGGCCCCTCACAACAAATTTGAAATCCGAAGGAGTGCTGTTATGGCCAAATCGAAAAAGGCCTCAAAGAAACATACTGTCACATCCCCGGCGCTCTCAACCCGCAAGGTCGAGAGATTCGGCTGGGTTCCTGACCTTCCCGATCAACGCGACTTCCTCTACGCCGCACCCGCGCCGTATCAGGCCAATACCCCAAAGAGCGTCGATCTCCGCAAACAATGCCCCCCTGTTTACGATCAGGGCCAACTCGGTAGTTGCACCGCCAACGCCATCGCCGCAGCCATTGAGTTCGATCAGATAAAAGCCAGCCTGACCGAATTCACGCCATCGCGCCTCTTCATCTACTACAACGAGCGCTCCATGGAAGGCACCATCAACTCCGACGCAGGCGCACAGATCCGCGACGGCATCAAGAGCGTCGCGACCTTGGGTGCTCCCCCCGAATCCGACTGGCCGTACAACATCGCAAAGTTCACCCAGAAGCCGCCGAACGCCGCCTACACCGATGCCAAACAGCATCTCGTCGTCCTCTATCAGCGACTCATTCAGGAACTCAACACACTCAAAGGCTGCCTTGCCTCTGGTTTCCCCTTTGTGTTCGGCTTCACCTGCTACGAATCCTTCGAGAGTAAGGCTGTAGCCAAATCCGGTATTCTCCCCATGCCCGGATCCGGCGAAAAAGTCGTAGGTGGTCACGCAGTCGTCTGCGTCGGTTACGACGATGCCTCCCGCATGTTCTGGGTCCGCAACTCCTGGGGCAAGAGCTGGGGTGTCAAAGGCTACTTCAAGATGCCCTACTCCTACCTCACCAACCCGCGCCTGGCCTCGGACCTCTGGACCATCCGCAGCGTGCAGTAGCCATCACCCCTTCATCACAGCGACCGGGAACGACGCTGTCTTCCCGGTCGAGCTTTTCTCCCACGCACGCACCGACTCAAACCGCAGCTCGCACCGTCCCTCAGCCTTCGCTGCAAACACCCACACCCTCTCTCCACCAGCACCCGGCACGCCCGAACCCGGCTTCGCCTCATCGTCCTCGACAGCAAGAATCCCCGCACAATCCCCACCCACCTGCCATCGATACCCCGTAGTCCTGTTTTCCGGCAAAGTAATCCGAACCCGCTCCCCAACCTGCATCGTGACAGGCCGACCCGCCGCCGCTTCATCCAGCTCAATCATCGCCGCACCTCGCGTGCATCCCTGCACCGCGCCCAACGCAAGCACGCCTAAGAAGGTCGCTCCCGCAAACCCGCTCCACCATCCGGTCGCACCAGAATGATAGTCCACACTCACAGCGCTCCATATCCTTCGTTCCAAACTTATGTCATCCTGACCGAAGTGATGTCTCTATCAAACCTCCGACCCTTTCTTTCTCTTCTCCTGGCCGCCACCGCCCTTGCCCAATCCCCCCAGGACAACCAGCCCTACACCCTCAAGACCCAATCCAACGTCGTCCTCGTCCCCACCACCGTCGAGACCAAGCACGGCGACATCCTCTACACCCTCAAGCCCGAGCAGTTCGTCGTCGAAGACAACGGCGTCCCCCAAACCATCCACCTCGACCAGGACACCGATGCCCTCGGCCTCTCCCTCGTCGTCGTCATCCAATGCAGTCGCTCCGCCATCATGGAGTTCGCCAAATTCCGCGGCCTCCTCACCATGATCGACGCCGTAGCCGGTGACGCCCCACGCGAAGTAGCCGTCGTCACCTACGGCTCCACCCCCGAGCTCCTCGGCGACTTCTCCGCCGACCCTGCCGCCGCGGCCCACGCCCTCTCCCAGCTCGAGCCCTGCGACGACGACCCCAACGCCGCCACCCTCGATGCCGTAGCCTACGCCACCGGCCTCCTCGAAGCCCGTCAGAACCACTACCGCCACGCCATTCTCCTCATCAGCGAGACCCGTGACCACGGCAGCGAGATCAAGCCCGCCAAAGTCATCGCTGCCCTCGGCCGCACCAACACCGTCGTCGACTCCGTAGCCTTCGGCCCCGGCAAAACCGAGATCCTCAACGACCTCCACTACGGTGGAGGAAGCGGCCCCTTCGGCCTCCTCATCATGGCCGTCAACGCCATCAAGAAAAACGCAGCCCACGAGCTGGCCTCCCTCTCCGGCGGCGAATACATCAACTTCAGCACCCAAAAGGGCTTCGACAACGGCCTCCACCAGCTCTCCAACCACATCCACAACTACTACCTCATCAGCTTCCAACCCCACGCCGAAGCGAACGGCGCTCCAGCTCCCGGCATGCACTCCATCCGAGTAAAAATCCCCGACTACCCCGACGCCAAAATCCGCTCCCGCGAAAGCTACTTCAGCGGTACTCTCGACACCATCCCACCCGAGGCCCAGTAGCAACCCCCGATTCACGGGCTAACTATGGTTTTCCGGATTATTAATAATCCCCAAAAATAGTATCCGCATAGCAAAGCGGATAATTCTAGGTGGCTTGAAAGCATCTGAAAACAATGGCCGAACTAGCGCCAGGCTTTCGATCTGGCGCGCCTGTACGTTTGGCAGGATAATGAACGGCGCAGCGAATAACCTCGTCTAATCGTCGCGGCTGCGCACGTTTTTCGGGCCACGCACAACTCCTGATTCGTGATCTGGCAAGAGCCTTGGAGGAATCAATGGCACAAGCCGCAGCAGAACAGCGAAGACTTAAGGAAGCCGGCCAAAAACTTGTCCCCTGGAAGAAGTGGGGACCCTACCTCAGTGAACGGCAGTGGGGGACAGTCCGAGAAGATTACAGCGACAACGGAAACGCCTGGGACTACTTCACACACGATCAGGCACGGTCGAGAGCGTATCGCTGGGGTGAAGACGGCCTGGCGGGAATCTCAGATGACCATCAGGTCCTGTGCTTCGCGATTGCCCTGTGGAATGGCAAGGATCCAATTCTGAAGGAACGGCTCTTCGGGTTGACGAACAGCGAGGGCAATCACGGCGAGGATGTAAAGGAGTACTACTTCTATCTGGACAGCACGCCGACGCACTCATACATGAAGTATCTGTACAAGTATCCGCAGGCAGCTTACCCATATGAGGATCTGATTAAGACAAACCGCGAGCGTGGACGCGGTAAACCCGAGTACGAGTTGTTAGATACCGGTGTGTTTAACGAAGACCGCTACTTCGACGTGTTGGTCGAATACGCGAAGGCGGGTGCGGAGAGCCTCGAGATTAAGATCAGCGTGTCGAACCGGGGGCCAGAGGCGGCGACGCTGCACCTATTGCCAACGCTGTGGTTTCGAAATACGTGGATGTGGTCGGATGCAGGCAGCAAGCCGGTGCTGAAAGGCGCACAGCACAAGGGGTTCAGCGTGATCTCAGCCCATCATACGGACCCGATCTTTCAGGAGTCGCTGGCCGACTACGGCTTGTACTGCGAGGGAGACACCCCGCTGCTGTTTACCGAGAACGAGAACAACAACGAAAAACTGTTTGGAACCCGGAACGCTTCTCCTTATGTGAAGGATGCCTTTCACAACTACCTCATCCACAACCAGAAGGAGGCAGTGAATCCCGCGTTGGAGGGCACAAAGGCAGCTCCTCACTACACGCTCAATGTTGGGCCGGGAAAGACGGAGGTTGTGCGTCTGCATCTCGGACGAGCCGTCGCGGAGCTGAAAGCGCGGCCATTTGAACACTTCGACGAAGTCTTTGCGGCACGGCTGAAGGAGGCAGATGAGTTCTACAACGGGATCACGCCGGAAAAGGTGAAGGCCGATCCCGATCGCGCGATGGTGATGCGGCAGGCTCTGGCCGGAATGCTCTGGAGCAAACAGTATTTCTACTACGACCTGAATGTGTGGTTGAGAGAGCATAAGGTGGAGCCAACAAGCTCACCGGAGATCAGACAAAGGGTGCGGAACGGCGAGTGGTTCCACATGTACAACAACGACATCATCTCGATGCCCGACAAGTGGGAGTATCCCTGGTACGCAGCGTGGGACCTGGCGTTTCATATGCTCGCGTTCCAGACGGTAGATCCGGATTTTGCCAAAGCCCAGCTGATGCTCATACTTCGAAACGATTATCAACATCCGAATGGTCAAGTACCGGCCTACGAGTGGAATTTTGGCGATACCAATCCGCCAGTCCATGCCTATGCCACGATGCAGATTTACCTGAGCGACAAGGAGAGAAACAATGGCCAGGGCGATCTCGAGTTTTTAACCTACGCATTTTCGAAGCTGCTGGTGAACTTTACATGGTGGCTGAACAGAAAGGACCGCGCAGGAAACAATCTATTTGAG encodes:
- a CDS encoding C1 family peptidase, with translation MAKSKKASKKHTVTSPALSTRKVERFGWVPDLPDQRDFLYAAPAPYQANTPKSVDLRKQCPPVYDQGQLGSCTANAIAAAIEFDQIKASLTEFTPSRLFIYYNERSMEGTINSDAGAQIRDGIKSVATLGAPPESDWPYNIAKFTQKPPNAAYTDAKQHLVVLYQRLIQELNTLKGCLASGFPFVFGFTCYESFESKAVAKSGILPMPGSGEKVVGGHAVVCVGYDDASRMFWVRNSWGKSWGVKGYFKMPYSYLTNPRLASDLWTIRSVQ
- a CDS encoding protease inhibitor I42 family protein — its product is MDYHSGATGWWSGFAGATFLGVLALGAVQGCTRGAAMIELDEAAAGRPVTMQVGERVRITLPENRTTGYRWQVGGDCAGILAVEDDEAKPGSGVPGAGGERVWVFAAKAEGRCELRFESVRAWEKSSTGKTASFPVAVMKG
- a CDS encoding VWA domain-containing protein — encoded protein: MSLSNLRPFLSLLLAATALAQSPQDNQPYTLKTQSNVVLVPTTVETKHGDILYTLKPEQFVVEDNGVPQTIHLDQDTDALGLSLVVVIQCSRSAIMEFAKFRGLLTMIDAVAGDAPREVAVVTYGSTPELLGDFSADPAAAAHALSQLEPCDDDPNAATLDAVAYATGLLEARQNHYRHAILLISETRDHGSEIKPAKVIAALGRTNTVVDSVAFGPGKTEILNDLHYGGGSGPFGLLIMAVNAIKKNAAHELASLSGGEYINFSTQKGFDNGLHQLSNHIHNYYLISFQPHAEANGAPAPGMHSIRVKIPDYPDAKIRSRESYFSGTLDTIPPEAQ
- a CDS encoding MGH1-like glycoside hydrolase domain-containing protein, translating into MAQAAAEQRRLKEAGQKLVPWKKWGPYLSERQWGTVREDYSDNGNAWDYFTHDQARSRAYRWGEDGLAGISDDHQVLCFAIALWNGKDPILKERLFGLTNSEGNHGEDVKEYYFYLDSTPTHSYMKYLYKYPQAAYPYEDLIKTNRERGRGKPEYELLDTGVFNEDRYFDVLVEYAKAGAESLEIKISVSNRGPEAATLHLLPTLWFRNTWMWSDAGSKPVLKGAQHKGFSVISAHHTDPIFQESLADYGLYCEGDTPLLFTENENNNEKLFGTRNASPYVKDAFHNYLIHNQKEAVNPALEGTKAAPHYTLNVGPGKTEVVRLHLGRAVAELKARPFEHFDEVFAARLKEADEFYNGITPEKVKADPDRAMVMRQALAGMLWSKQYFYYDLNVWLREHKVEPTSSPEIRQRVRNGEWFHMYNNDIISMPDKWEYPWYAAWDLAFHMLAFQTVDPDFAKAQLMLILRNDYQHPNGQVPAYEWNFGDTNPPVHAYATMQIYLSDKERNNGQGDLEFLTYAFSKLLVNFTWWLNRKDRAGNNLFEGGFLGLDNIGVFDRSAPIPGGGYLEQADGTAWMVFFSQQMLRIAVELALHYPVFEEFVIKFFEHTMWIAGAMDRMGNAKNTMWNEEDGFFYDVLRMPNGQAFQMKVRSMVGLLPLTAVAIFEEDLQEKLPTFRKYARNFLARHPELAANLHMPTAPGIAGRRLLSTVNEDKLRRILTKMLDEKEFFGPHGIRALSLYHRDHPFEFDMGGQKSSVGYLPGDSDSGMFGGNSNWRGPVWMPVNFLLYTSLMRLGAYYGDTFTIECPTGSGHLMTLFQVAKELGERLIGTFVKDSSGKRPVFGDVEKFQTDPHWRDNVLFYEYFHGDTGAGVGASHQTGWTGCIARIIQGNGAFKESDVLERDVERRAIRLGQGQKVDTTSAAITKP